The sequence below is a genomic window from Flagellimonas marinaquae.
GAGTCCTTACAACAATCCAACAATTTTCCGTTGACCGCAACCGCTGGTAATTTATGTACTCCGTATTCATTCATCTTAGCGAGACAGGTCTTATCGCTGAATTGCTCAACCAAATCGTATGTGGTTACTTCACATTCATCGCAAGCCAGTTCCCGAACCATTTCGACGACAGGGTCACAGATCGGGCAATTGGCGGTAAAAACTTCTACTTGACGTTTCATCTTTCTGTTTTTGAATTGTTTATTTCTTCTTTCCATTGTCATCGGATCCAAACAACGAATCAAAGGTAGGAAGGAGGGTAGGGTGGTCTCCAAACAATATTAAAAAAAAATGGCCCTTTTTTTTGGGCCATTGATCGTATTGCTTTTTGGTAAAGTTTATTTGTCGCTATAGTCTTCCAGTTTGGCCTTAAGGGAGGCTATTTCCTTCATTTTATCCGTAAGACTGTCCAATTCCAGATTAGGGAACTGCTTCCTGATAAATTCAATACGGTCTTCATTGCCACAATTCCCAGGGCAGGCTTCCACGGTTTCTGAAATCTTGATGGCAAGTGCCTTTCGATAGGTTTCGTCAAGCAACAGGAAGTAGGCCTTCTCCAGTCCCTTCTGGGCTGCCTTGAACTGTATCAGTATCTTCTCCGGGTCCGTATCCTCATCCAGCATTTTAACGAGACCGCTTATTTGCCCATTGATACTTTGCAACCTCGGTTTTAAGTCCTTGCTTAAATCTCGTGGTATCATTGATTTTAAATTTTGTAACAAAGTAATGAGGCTCCCAGGGTGGTCCCCAAATAATTTTTCAAATTTACTCGCAACATAGAGAGCCTTCCTGAACGGATGGACAGGCAACGGTGCCATACGAGCAAAAGACACAGCAATCGCCCGCTTTTGGCCTTAAAACCTCCTTGCAATTTTCACAATCGTAAAAGAATTGGCAAGCCGTGGTCGGCATCAGTTCTTTCTTGCGGTGTCCGCATTTGGGACACGTAATGGTGGATTCTAACACAGTTTTCATTATTCGATGATCTTATATCCGGTTTTTTTAATGGCAGATGCTATATCATTGGCACTTACCTTACTGTTATCAAACTTTACGACAGTCAGGGATGTCCCATAATTTGCATCTACTTCCAAAATGCCCTCTAGTTTGTTGACCTCGTTTTCAATATGGGCCTCGCAACCTGCACATGTCATTCCCTCTATGGAATAAGTCAATTCACTTACGTTACTTTCAGATACATAGACTATTTGCCTCTCGGCATTTGAGTTAGGATAAAATATTTTAGAATAGTAGGGAAATGCCAACATTGTACCTGCAAAAATGGTAATCAAAAACAGGAAAGTCTTGGATTGTATGAACTTAGGTCTATCATCTTCACAGGCGCAATCAATATCCTGTGGACGTGGTTTTAATTTTTGATACCACGCAAATCCAAGAATCAAAACGGTCACACCCATTAAAATAGGTCTGTACGGCTCTATCCAAGAAAATGTGGAAGCAATTCCAGTAGTGCCGGAAAGCAGAGCCAAGACAGGGGTGATACAGCACAGTGAGGCCACGAAAGCTGAAAATAATCCAGTAAATGCCATTCGGTTGGATGTCATCGTTTTTTTCATGTTATGCAATTTTCCTTTCAGAGACCACATTGCTCAAAATAGCAGCCAAGAACGCTTGGTTTTCCTTTGAAATACGATATAATATCGTTTGTCCTGCTCTACGGGCAGAAATGACATTTGCATCCTTCATCTTACGTAAATGTTGGGAAATAGCCGGTACGCTCATTACTAAAATATCGGCAAAATCACAGGGGCACAGTTCTGTTTCCCGTTGCAACAAATACAATATTTTAAAACGAACTTCATTGCCGGCCAGTGCCATAACTTTGCTTATTGCCTCGATAGAAGTTGTAACGCCGCTCAAATCTTCCTTGCATCTCAATATTTGAACATGATCGGCCTCTGCCCGGATACAACTATTTTGAATATCCATATGAACGATTTTCAACTAAATTACAATTGTATAATAATTTAAGCAAATACTTAAATATGTAATTTCTATCCACGACCGTTTTTCTTAAGGATGGAATCCAAACGAATGATCTTCTATTGGAGTTTTTGTTCTTTTCCTTAGTATTCTGGTTGGATAAGCTTTTTTGGATTATCAATGATCCTTGATTTTAAAGCCTAAGATATATATGCTCAACCCACCACTTGATTCACTTTGCTGGGATAAATCGAAAACATCGGAACAAACTTTTATACTCGGGTCTTTACCCAAGTGGTTCAGATCATATGGTTTTCCACTTTGAATGACACCATGGCCCAACACCCCGACCAATCCTTTGCACCAAGGTAAACGTCGCATCCTGTCACCGGACAAGGGACGGCATAAAGCCGCCAATCGCTTTTTATTCCGTTTCCTTGCCGCTCCACAGCCTGCCTCCCGTTTGGATTTCCATGCAAATATTGTTTAACCTTAAATCCAATGATTATGTATTTAGACAGATTGCAACAGGACGAGGTCTTCGTACCGACCCAGGTAAGACCGTTAAATGAACTGACCCCAATGCCCTCCCGTAAAGGGCTGGAACGCGCCATTGTCAGCAATGGCAAGATTGTCAATATTGTGTCCAAGAGCTATGGGCACATCGCCAACGAGCTTTTCTTCAAAAAAGCGGAACAGATGCTCATCGATGCGGGTCTTGACTACCACCGCCAGACCATCAACCGCTCGGACCGTACCTTCTGCATGGACTTTATCCTTTCCGACAGCTCCCAGTTCTCGGTGGGCAATGGAGAGGATACCATTCTGCCCATGCTGCGGTTTACCAACTCCTACGATGGGAGCGAGCGCACCTCGGGACATTTTGGGTTCTACCGCCAAGTATGCTCCAATGGCCTGCACGTGGCACAGGCAGAGATTGCCTTTTCCATCAAGCACAGCACCAACGGCGCCCACTTGATCATGCCCGAGATGGAGGGGCTGTTCAAAAAGTTCATGGACAACGAGTTCTATACCATCTCCGACAGGTTCAGCCAAATGATGGCCGTCGAACTGGTGGACACCAAGACCTTCGTAAGGGAAGTGCTGGAACGTACCAAACTGTTCCGTTATGAGTGCAGCGACAAGAACGCAAACCCGTCCAAAAAGGCCCGTGAGGTCATCGACATATTGGACAATGAGGCCGTATTGTTGGGCACTGCCCCAAACCTCTGGTTGGGCTACAATGCCTTCAATGCCGTATTGCACGGTACCCTGAAACGAAGCTTTTCACGTCAAGAGCGTCTGGACAAACAACTCTTCCAGACCGTCCTTGACATGGCCTAAGTGTCCCGGTCGGTCATCAAGAGGGCACAACCCATGAAGGGATCGCCATTGCCAATACATCGACTCCCGGTACCTGAAGTATCGGGAGTTTTTTTGTTCGGTCATCAAAGCATTTAAATACTATCAGGAATCGGTCAAACAAGGAAGCCCAACGTCCAGTGCTTTTTCACGTCATCCCCGGCAAACCCTTCTTGGGGCTTTGCTCGTGGATTCCTAAAGCCCTGTCGTTGGTCTGGTGATTTTAAGGGGTTCATAATAAAAGAAGCCTTTGGTTGTTTTTCGGGGCATCGAAAAACAGGGCAGTGCCCAAGGACTTCCAATCAGGACGCCATCCCCTTAGCTCGCTTAACTTTCCGTACGCTCGCACGGGTCTGGGTCGGAAGGAATTCCTAGGGCCCTTATGGAACCCGTCAAGGCCAAGCGGGTTTTGCTCACAAATAGGGTTTCCACTTCCTAGTTTTTAGCCCTTCGGTAAAAACCACGTCGCAGAGCCTCCCGATTTCCTCCCAAAAGCCTTGACTGAACCCCCTTCTTTTATTGTGCTGCGCACCCAAGAAGCAAACAAACACCCCTTAAAATCCGCACACAATTGCATGGAGATACGGGGAAATCAGTAACCCGTCTGCCAAGAGGGCAGGCATTTAAAACCTTTTATTATGAGCAGTTTAAGAAACAAAGTACAGTTGATCGGTAACGTGGGGCAAGACCCAGTGATCACCAACTTGGAAAATGACAAAAAAGTTGCCCGTTTGTCCTTGGCGACCAATGAGCATTACAGGAACAAAAAGGGCGAAAAGGTCACCAATACCGAATGGCACAACGTGACCGCCTGGGGCAAGACCGCCGACATCATCGAAAAGTTTGTAATCAAGGGAAAGGAACTTGCCATTGAGGGAAAACTGACCTCCCGATCCTATGAGGACAAAGAGGGCAACAAGCGCTATGTGACCGAAGTGGTAGCGAGTGAGATTTTACTGTTGGGTGGAACCACCAGCGAGGAATAGAGGTTACGGGTGCCCTGTCTTTCTTTGGATTGGGCGCCCCATTCCTTTTTTAACCTGTAACAAGAAAAAGATGGAACTCAAAGTCAACGAAATACAGATCAGTTATCGGGAAAAGCTCTCTACCCTCAAATCCCTGTCGGTGACCAACTCCAAGGAGGTGGCGGAACTGTTGTTCCAAAATTGGGACAATCAGACCATAGGCCTGTACGAAACTTTTAAGATCGTATTGCTGAACCAGTCCAACAAGGTCAAGGGCATTTATCCGCTCTCCCATGGGGGCATCACGGGAACCTTGGTGGATGTGCGCATCCTGTTTGCCCTAGTACTGAAAACCCTTTCCGTGGGGGTCATCCTGGCACACAACCATCCCTCTGGGCAGCTCAAGGCAAGTTACCAGGACAAACAATTGACCCAAAAAATCAAAGAGGCCGCACAGCTTTTTGATGTCAAGGTATTGGACCATATCATTCTGGCACCCGATGGACGGTATTACAGTTTCGCAGATAACGGAATCCTATAAATGTTGTAGAAATGGACGAAAAGACAACAACATCCGAGCCTGAAAATGCAGAAGCATATCAACATGACCCAAGGGACTATCCCGATGGGTTCGATCCGAGCCTTTATGATTTGTAAACAATGAATTTTTAAACATTGAAACATGGTCTATTTGAATTTTACAAACCTCGATAGCGAAACCCAGGAACGTTTGCTTTCCAGTTCCAAGGAAGATGTGGAATATCGTTCCGGGACCGAATTGCGCCAATTTGCAGAAATCCATGATAAGGACTATGAAGCCCTCTTGGGCCTGCCCTGAGCGGAGTCGAAGGGAAGCCATGCGAAATCTATACCATTATGATTTTGTATTTAATATGTGAACCCTAAACACACTATCCAAGCCCATCCATTATGATGGGCTTTTTTATTGGTTCGTGGTTGGTTTTTAGGTGGGTCGAACACCCAAAAACCAATTTGGGAAATTCTTGTTTGTAAAGTACTGGGCAACCCCAAAGAATACCTATCCCTTATTTGACCGCAAGTTCGCCCTTCAAAAATGTTCCCATCAAAAGACTACGGCATAAACCGTTCGTACCTCACTATTTATTCCGTTTCCTTTTGAGCTGAAATTTTGGGAGGTGCGGGGATGCCATCAAATAATTGATAACTTAAAATCATGTATTATGAAAGCAATTGTAAAAAAGTCGTTGGAGATCCCGGCAAAGAAACACCCAAAGAAAAGCGTTGTCAAAAAGACAGCTGATGCCACGGTGGACAAAACCTACTCCCTGGTGGTCAATCTCTGGATATTCCGGTATGAATATTACAGGGAACAGACCGACACCGTCCCATCGGAGGACTGACTGGAACAAGGCCCTTGAAAAAGGGTCTTTTTTTTTGGCGTTCCGGGGGAACACCTGACGTTGTGGAAACCCAGAAATGCCCGTTCCATATATTCCGTGGGCAAATGATGCCATTTGCCCACAGAACGCATTTTTGTACCCCGGGGAATGTGGGTATATTTAAGATGCTGCACCGCAGCACAGTTTGCACGGCATCCCAACCTGATTTGACTTTCCCAAAGTCCGTGCTCCATAAGGTATAATATGATAAGGGACGGCGGTCTTTTCAAGACGGCTTGTGCGATGCTTTTTTGGGCCGCTGCACAAAAAGGAGGAGCAAGAGGGTAGCACGCTCGCGCGTCCTTCCGATCATAGTTGCTGCGCAAGGCCCCTGTTTATGGGGGTTTGTGATATTTTAAAAAATAGGGTCCTTGGCGTTTTTAGCGTAAAAATCCGCTGGGGCCAATAAAACCAAGGAATTTTTAAGCTAAAAATGGATAGAGGATACGAAAAGGAAGCGTTTCGGACCGTGTGCATCAAAATATCGGTGCTCGCCAAATTCAAGGGCTTTTCCAAGCGGCAAGGGAAATCCCATTCCATGACGCTATTGGCCATGGTGGAGTTTTTTGAGCACAACGGGATCTCCCCGGACGAACGGATGCACGAGACCATCGCAAGTCTCAAATATCTCATCAAACGCCGCTTCAATGCCATGGTCGCCATTATGCGCAGCATTGAAAAGGAACAGACCCTGCCCACCGTTAGCATGATCCAGGCCCTCTTTGAGCAGGAACTGGAATCCGATGATGAGGAATGGGACAGCGATTTTGATTTTATCGAACAGCAATTGACCGAGGCCAAGCCATCCAAGGAGATGGAATCTTTTGATGTGGAGGTCACCGTGCCCAAGATCCGTTATGACCGTTTGGAAGAACAAATGGAGGAGCTCAAGGAGGATTTTACCTATGTGCTGGACCATGTGAGCGTATACCACAACCGCTTTGGGAAGGACCACCTCAAATTGGACCTCAATCCCGAGGCCATTGAAAAATACCGTACAAAACTTAAAAAGAAGTAATTATGTACATCGCCATCACACGCCAACAACTGGGGGACAATTTTAAGGGGAGTGCCCGGGATTTTGTCAACTATCTGGAAAAGGAGAACGAAGGGAGGGAACCGGAACTACAGGAAGGGTATTTCAATCAGGAAGAGAACAACATCGATGCGGAGCGGGTCATTGCCGAGATCGACGCCAATACGGCCAAGCTCAAGAAACGGGAGCCCAAATTCTATTCCCTGGTGGTGAGCCCTTCCCAAAGGGAACTCCAGCATATCGGAAACGACCCCGAGAAACTGAGGCAATACACCCGGCAGGTTATGAATACCTATGCGGCCTCCTTTTACCGGGACCGTGAAGTGACCGTCAAGGATATCCTCTATTTTGCCAAGCTGGAACGTGAACGCACCTATTCTGAAAAGGACCGGCAAGTCAAGGAGAACCAAGCGAATGCCACTAAGATACTGGAACTCCAACACCAGGTCAGGGCCATACAACAAGGCCGGGGACAAGGGGATATCGCCCAACTTCAAGAGCGGATACAAATCTTGGAACGGGAAGCCCCCCACCAACAGCACGGCAAGCGCATCGTTCCGGGGATGGCCAAGGAGGGCCACCAAAGCCATATCCATATCATCGTCAGCCGAATGGATAGGACCAATACCCATAGCCTTTCCCCGGGCTCCAAGTTCCGAACTTCCGAGACCACCCTTCATGGACAGAACGTCAAACAGGGCTTTGATCGGGATAAGTTCTACAGGGCAGCGGAAAAGACTTTTGACAAACAGTTCGGGTACAAAAGAAATTTTGTGGAGACTTATCATGCCCGCAACCTCTTGGACAAGGATCCCAAACGCTTTTTTTCGGCCCTCTTGGGCTTGCCGACGAATGAACGGCAGGCGGCCAAGCAATTGTTGTTCAAGGCGGGCATCAAGGTGCCGACCATCCCCACCAACAAGGCCCAATTGGCCTATAAGGCGATGATGCAGCTCAAAAAAGGAATCGGAAAGGCCTTGGAATCGGGGTCGATCGGAATTTAAAACAGTGTTGCTATGGAAAACATGGGATGGATTGAAATTGGAATTGGTTTGTTGTTTGGGGGAGGATTATCCTACGCGGCTATTCGGTATCTCAAAAACGGATTTATTTACTTTATAGCGGGTCTTATGGTACTCGTTTTGTCCATAGGATGGATGAAGGGTTGGGACATACTTTTGGAACAGTCCTTGGGCCTGTGGCTCCCCTTGTTTTTTCTGCATACTGTCCTCTATGGGCTGGTGGATTACTATAAGGATTCCACTAGACCTTCCAAGGTGTTCGAGGTCAGATTAAGGGTCAAGGGCAGGTCCCTGGTCCTGGGGAATATTCGCAGGGGCGTGTCCGTGATGGCCTCTGCCGGAAGTGGGAAAACCGAAAGCGTCATCTATGGCTTTTTGGAGCATTTTAAAAAAGAAGGTTTCTCAGGGGTCATCCACGATTACAAGGATTTTGAGATCACGGAAATGGCCTGTCCCCTTTGGAAAGATCAAAAGGTGCCCTTCCATATCGTGTCCTTTGGGCCGATCTACCATCGGGTGAATCCCATAGCCCCCCGCTACCTGCCCGATGAGGAGAGTGTCCACGAGGTGTCCCGGGTATTGTTGGAAAACCTGATGGAACACCGGGATTCCGATGAGAACAGTACCTCCCGTTTTTTTAAGGATGCAGCGGAAGGACTGATTAGTGGACTGATATGGCGGCTCAAGACCGAATACCCCGATTTTTGTACGCTGCCCCATTTGATGGCCCTCTACCAACAATTGGGCACTAAGAGCCTGATCAAGTTTCTGAGGGAGAATCTTACCTCACGCGCTATGGCCGATGCCTTTATCAGTGGGGTGGGGTCGGAGCGGCAGACCGCTGGGGTCATGAGTACCTTGGCGAATGCCATCAAAAAGATCAGTACCCGAAAGATTTTTATGGTATTGTCCGCCGATGAGATTCCATTGGACATCAATAATGAAAAGCATCCCTCGGTCATTGCTTTAGTGAACAATCCACAAAAAGATGCTTCCCTGTCCCCGGTGATCGCCACCATTACCCATACCATTTCCAAACAAATGTCAAGACGAAACCGCAAACCTTCCTTCATGCTGTTGGAAGAGGCTTCTACACTGCGCTTGTTGAACATGCACCGCATCCCGGCCACCCTGCGGAGTTATGATATTGTGAGCGTGTATGTCCTACAGGACAAGGTTCAGAACGATATGATGTATGGGGATAAGGCCAGTAAGGCCATTTTGTCCAATCTGTCCTATCAGTTCTTTGGAAAGGTGAACGATCCCGATACAGCTCGATATTACGAACGTTTTTTTGAGTTGGTGAAAATACCCACAAGGAGCGTGAGCAAGAGCTCGGGGCTGAGTATGGAGCGACGGATCACAGAAGGGGAAAAGGAGGTGTCCAAGCGCAGGGCAGAGGTGTTTTTTCGGTTAAGGCAGGGGGAGTTTGTGGTCTTTGCGGACGGGAAGGACCGAAAGGTCCAGTTTCCAAGACCGGATATTCCAAAAGGCTTGCCCAAGCCCCTTGAAATCAAGGAAGGGGATTTGGAGCGACATTATTTAAAAGTCCATCGGGAGGTCAGGTCGATATTTGAACCTGATAAGTAGTGGTCGGAGAACAGAATGCTATCCGATGGTAGGAGTAGGTGATTTAAAAGCGGGTTCATTGCCACACCACGCTGTCTTTATCAGCCGTCTGTGCCCCCATCACCCGCAAGGTGCTGGCCCATTCTTGACCGCGGTGTGGCAACTATATGGTAAATTTACGAAAAAGGGTTGGAGGCAACTTTATTACAGGCGATGATAAAGGACTTTCTTACTCTGAACTGTCTACCCCATCCCATCAATAAAGGTTTCCACAAAGTCTTTTATCTTACCCAATATCCTGTCAGATGAGGTGGCTCTCTCCCTAAGGCTGGGTCTTTCGTTCATAACGGCAATAATCGAATCTCGTAAGGGTTCTTTTTCCGTGAACAGGTAATTGCTGACCAAATCAACCAACTTCTGGTAATCCAAGTTTTCTTCTTTGGCCAATTGAAGTATGGCTTTTTTCTTCTCTACCGTCCAAAAGGATTCAAATTCATTGGCTACCAGTTCCGAGTCGGTTATCAATGGTAGATTTTCTGCTATAAATTTCTCGATCAGCTCTTTTTTACTTCTCAATTGGGTTTCCGAGGCCAATATATCCGAGATCGCTTTCCGCTGTTCTTCTTGCTCTTTTGGCTCTGAGTCGTGGAGTTTGGCCAACAGGGTCAGAATATAAGTGACATTTATTTCATCCCTTCGGATCAGTTCCAGTTCAAAATCGATGTCGTTTAGAATAGATACTTTCTCCTTCTGCGTTTCTGATCTTATGGTGTCATATAAATCCAAGTACTTGCTCTTGTAGTTCTCAAAGGTTTGCTCATCCATCCCCAAATCCTCAAAACTAAA
It includes:
- a CDS encoding thioredoxin family protein, with protein sequence MKRQVEVFTANCPICDPVVEMVRELACDECEVTTYDLVEQFSDKTCLAKMNEYGVHKLPAVAVNGKLLDCCKDSSITKERLTEAGIGQTS
- a CDS encoding metal-sensitive transcriptional regulator; amino-acid sequence: MIPRDLSKDLKPRLQSINGQISGLVKMLDEDTDPEKILIQFKAAQKGLEKAYFLLLDETYRKALAIKISETVEACPGNCGNEDRIEFIRKQFPNLELDSLTDKMKEIASLKAKLEDYSDK
- a CDS encoding GDCCVxC domain-containing (seleno)protein; protein product: MKTVLESTITCPKCGHRKKELMPTTACQFFYDCENCKEVLRPKAGDCCVFCSYGTVACPSVQEGSLCCE
- the merTP gene encoding mercuric transport protein MerTP, with the protein product MKKTMTSNRMAFTGLFSAFVASLCCITPVLALLSGTTGIASTFSWIEPYRPILMGVTVLILGFAWYQKLKPRPQDIDCACEDDRPKFIQSKTFLFLITIFAGTMLAFPYYSKIFYPNSNAERQIVYVSESNVSELTYSIEGMTCAGCEAHIENEVNKLEGILEVDANYGTSLTVVKFDNSKVSANDIASAIKKTGYKIIE
- a CDS encoding ArsR/SmtB family transcription factor, coding for MDIQNSCIRAEADHVQILRCKEDLSGVTTSIEAISKVMALAGNEVRFKILYLLQRETELCPCDFADILVMSVPAISQHLRKMKDANVISARRAGQTILYRISKENQAFLAAILSNVVSERKIA
- a CDS encoding DUF932 domain-containing protein, producing MYLDRLQQDEVFVPTQVRPLNELTPMPSRKGLERAIVSNGKIVNIVSKSYGHIANELFFKKAEQMLIDAGLDYHRQTINRSDRTFCMDFILSDSSQFSVGNGEDTILPMLRFTNSYDGSERTSGHFGFYRQVCSNGLHVAQAEIAFSIKHSTNGAHLIMPEMEGLFKKFMDNEFYTISDRFSQMMAVELVDTKTFVREVLERTKLFRYECSDKNANPSKKAREVIDILDNEAVLLGTAPNLWLGYNAFNAVLHGTLKRSFSRQERLDKQLFQTVLDMA
- a CDS encoding single-stranded DNA-binding protein, whose translation is MSSLRNKVQLIGNVGQDPVITNLENDKKVARLSLATNEHYRNKKGEKVTNTEWHNVTAWGKTADIIEKFVIKGKELAIEGKLTSRSYEDKEGNKRYVTEVVASEILLLGGTTSEE
- a CDS encoding JAB domain-containing protein, yielding MELKVNEIQISYREKLSTLKSLSVTNSKEVAELLFQNWDNQTIGLYETFKIVLLNQSNKVKGIYPLSHGGITGTLVDVRILFALVLKTLSVGVILAHNHPSGQLKASYQDKQLTQKIKEAAQLFDVKVLDHIILAPDGRYYSFADNGIL
- a CDS encoding BfmA/BtgA family mobilization protein codes for the protein MDRGYEKEAFRTVCIKISVLAKFKGFSKRQGKSHSMTLLAMVEFFEHNGISPDERMHETIASLKYLIKRRFNAMVAIMRSIEKEQTLPTVSMIQALFEQELESDDEEWDSDFDFIEQQLTEAKPSKEMESFDVEVTVPKIRYDRLEEQMEELKEDFTYVLDHVSVYHNRFGKDHLKLDLNPEAIEKYRTKLKKK
- the mobB gene encoding MobB family relaxase encodes the protein MYIAITRQQLGDNFKGSARDFVNYLEKENEGREPELQEGYFNQEENNIDAERVIAEIDANTAKLKKREPKFYSLVVSPSQRELQHIGNDPEKLRQYTRQVMNTYAASFYRDREVTVKDILYFAKLERERTYSEKDRQVKENQANATKILELQHQVRAIQQGRGQGDIAQLQERIQILEREAPHQQHGKRIVPGMAKEGHQSHIHIIVSRMDRTNTHSLSPGSKFRTSETTLHGQNVKQGFDRDKFYRAAEKTFDKQFGYKRNFVETYHARNLLDKDPKRFFSALLGLPTNERQAAKQLLFKAGIKVPTIPTNKAQLAYKAMMQLKKGIGKALESGSIGI
- a CDS encoding type IV secretory system conjugative DNA transfer family protein; this encodes MENMGWIEIGIGLLFGGGLSYAAIRYLKNGFIYFIAGLMVLVLSIGWMKGWDILLEQSLGLWLPLFFLHTVLYGLVDYYKDSTRPSKVFEVRLRVKGRSLVLGNIRRGVSVMASAGSGKTESVIYGFLEHFKKEGFSGVIHDYKDFEITEMACPLWKDQKVPFHIVSFGPIYHRVNPIAPRYLPDEESVHEVSRVLLENLMEHRDSDENSTSRFFKDAAEGLISGLIWRLKTEYPDFCTLPHLMALYQQLGTKSLIKFLRENLTSRAMADAFISGVGSERQTAGVMSTLANAIKKISTRKIFMVLSADEIPLDINNEKHPSVIALVNNPQKDASLSPVIATITHTISKQMSRRNRKPSFMLLEEASTLRLLNMHRIPATLRSYDIVSVYVLQDKVQNDMMYGDKASKAILSNLSYQFFGKVNDPDTARYYERFFELVKIPTRSVSKSSGLSMERRITEGEKEVSKRRAEVFFRLRQGEFVVFADGKDRKVQFPRPDIPKGLPKPLEIKEGDLERHYLKVHREVRSIFEPDK